The Aggregicoccus sp. 17bor-14 genome includes a region encoding these proteins:
- a CDS encoding glycosyltransferase family 4 protein, whose amino-acid sequence MLLCSYEVVPGPTGASRRVGEYLRALQERYSVVVLCAKTPDHAHIEKLHGARVLRVPVGTGDLTSRLQTYERAVRRQLESEEYAIAHFFEPAAGHALCELRGEHGARLVYEAQGFPSLELPARHPGVEVDARLVSGLRDQELHCLRRVDRVIVGSELTRRYVLGLGVDETAVRVLRAPVPVLPSPATSVEAPLSAPLEILYLGSQVAWQGLTCLLNAVALASTQAPVHLRLVGPRHPVYAPSLEVLTAELGLQERVEWVGPVSPEQLPAVLARADVGVAPLEDVERNRVQGGALAKLSDYLAAGKPVIASDLPLTRAQLPEGAALLHPPGDARALAAHLVTLARSPSLRRRLGAEARAFAARTLDSARVGAELLALYDGLLSPAAARPRPPGLRASAPHPPMHERETDPASTVRALSAAEQPTDPARPVAPRIAAPPPLPPRVPSRVGIPAIPAPPAARPPATPAPQRAEISRAAVSAPAKGSTHGLEPAEELTEDVEEAEEILEADALDEPTLSPWFAQAAHGYCPPEGARFTRHTPPTNFPGREEETDPARAAPRTPAPSLPRTKPR is encoded by the coding sequence GTGCTGCTCTGCAGCTACGAGGTCGTCCCGGGACCGACGGGGGCCTCCCGCCGGGTGGGCGAGTACCTGCGCGCGCTGCAGGAGCGCTACAGCGTCGTGGTGCTGTGCGCGAAGACGCCCGATCACGCGCACATCGAGAAGCTGCACGGCGCTCGCGTGCTGCGCGTCCCGGTGGGCACGGGAGACCTCACCTCGCGGCTGCAGACCTACGAGCGCGCGGTGCGCCGTCAGCTGGAGAGCGAGGAGTACGCAATCGCCCACTTCTTCGAGCCCGCGGCCGGCCACGCGCTGTGCGAGCTCCGGGGCGAGCACGGCGCCCGCCTCGTCTACGAGGCCCAGGGCTTTCCCTCGCTGGAGCTCCCCGCCCGGCACCCCGGCGTCGAGGTCGATGCCCGGCTCGTCTCGGGACTGCGCGACCAGGAGCTGCACTGCCTGCGCCGCGTGGACCGGGTCATCGTGGGCTCCGAGCTCACGCGCCGCTACGTCCTCGGCCTGGGAGTCGACGAGACGGCGGTGCGGGTGCTGCGGGCGCCGGTGCCGGTCCTCCCCTCCCCTGCCACTTCCGTGGAGGCGCCCCTCTCCGCGCCGCTGGAGATCCTGTACCTGGGCAGCCAGGTCGCCTGGCAGGGGCTCACCTGCCTGCTCAACGCCGTGGCGCTCGCCTCGACCCAGGCGCCCGTGCACCTGCGGCTCGTGGGACCGCGGCATCCGGTCTACGCCCCCTCACTCGAGGTGCTGACGGCCGAGCTCGGGCTGCAGGAGCGTGTCGAGTGGGTGGGCCCCGTCTCGCCGGAGCAGCTGCCCGCGGTGCTCGCTCGCGCCGACGTGGGCGTCGCGCCGCTCGAGGACGTGGAGCGCAACCGGGTGCAGGGCGGTGCGCTCGCGAAGCTGAGCGACTACCTCGCGGCGGGCAAGCCGGTGATCGCCTCGGACCTGCCGCTCACGCGCGCACAGCTTCCGGAGGGCGCCGCGCTGCTGCACCCACCCGGCGATGCGCGCGCGCTCGCGGCCCACCTCGTCACCCTCGCCCGCTCCCCATCGCTGCGCCGGCGGCTCGGCGCCGAAGCGCGTGCGTTCGCGGCCCGGACGCTGGACAGCGCGCGCGTGGGCGCCGAGCTGCTCGCGCTCTACGACGGGCTGCTCTCGCCCGCCGCCGCGCGCCCGCGCCCCCCCGGGCTGCGCGCCTCCGCGCCACACCCGCCCATGCACGAGCGCGAGACGGATCCCGCGTCGACGGTGCGGGCCCTCAGCGCCGCCGAGCAGCCGACGGATCCCGCGCGCCCCGTGGCTCCGCGCATCGCCGCCCCGCCTCCGCTGCCGCCGCGCGTGCCCTCGCGCGTGGGGATTCCCGCGATCCCTGCGCCCCCCGCCGCGCGCCCTCCAGCGACGCCCGCGCCGCAGAGAGCAGAGATTTCCAGAGCGGCCGTCTCGGCGCCCGCGAAGGGGTCCACCCATGGGTTGGAGCCGGCCGAAGAGCTGACGGAGGACGTCGAGGAGGCCGAGGAGATCCTCGAGGCGGACGCGCTCGACGAGCCCACCCTCTCCCCCTGGTTCGCGCAGGCCGCGCACGGCTACTGCCCGCCAGAGGGTGCGCGCTTCACGCGCCACACCCCGCCCACGAACTTCCCGGGCCGCGAGGAGGAGACGGATCCCGCGCGCGCAGCGCCGCGCACACCGGCGCCCTCCCTGCCACGGACCAAGCCGCGCTGA
- a CDS encoding DUF4912 domain-containing protein: MAYLRELARKHLGPGHSKLKTKAELVAALVTAVPAVAKVAGLVAGGRSAAKTAAKVAAKTATTKPAQKAAKTAAPKPAPKTATTKSAQKTDAKPAAPRAAAKTATPAPAAKEVVKGPPAAPAEAAARKTAASGRAAEDAPEKPAAKKAPARKAVAAEAPAPRPAPEAVPMDAPAVEVPAAESQAARTAPGPKAAARTPAAAEDTAASKPAQKKAPARKTAAKRAAPAAAPSATEEAAAAGAPPEPFRDGPVPAPATTARAEVVSFPARPRSRPEPAAQQASSVGPPAAEGPVATSIPEEATPPSAESAAPASPAPIRPPSAHEPALHGETEELSAMEQHEAEPLVEGFFVARVAGEEEARRHHLTHPPAHEVSAPHPSSQGMGELPSEYADDAAIALPRDPRTLFVFWDISQAARERALNGVSEPRAVLRVFEGERMVREQDFALESRSFYLHGLTPGRAYRVELHFVGRDGRSRRIGHSTNRVQLPPEGPSADHSVRFMRVPAAGVPRLGALEPQPAALPPAATVREYITWRRVPLPGSGGFEDLVEVRRESELPPPGPAAEQPSSPTYLEAPPRSEGSSDQTSWSPSPSGRGR; encoded by the coding sequence GTGGCCTACTTGCGGGAGCTGGCCCGCAAGCACCTGGGCCCCGGACACAGCAAGCTCAAGACGAAGGCGGAGCTCGTCGCGGCGCTCGTGACCGCCGTCCCCGCGGTGGCGAAGGTGGCGGGCCTCGTCGCCGGCGGGCGCTCGGCCGCAAAGACTGCGGCCAAGGTGGCCGCGAAGACGGCGACGACGAAGCCCGCGCAGAAGGCGGCGAAGACGGCTGCGCCGAAGCCCGCGCCGAAGACGGCAACGACGAAGTCCGCGCAGAAGACGGACGCGAAGCCGGCAGCGCCGAGGGCGGCCGCCAAGACGGCCACGCCTGCGCCTGCCGCGAAGGAGGTCGTGAAGGGGCCTCCTGCTGCGCCGGCCGAGGCCGCGGCCCGGAAGACGGCCGCATCCGGGCGCGCAGCCGAGGACGCCCCCGAGAAGCCCGCGGCGAAGAAGGCACCGGCCCGGAAGGCCGTGGCTGCGGAGGCCCCGGCGCCGCGCCCCGCGCCTGAAGCTGTGCCCATGGACGCACCCGCGGTCGAGGTCCCCGCAGCGGAGTCGCAGGCGGCCCGGACCGCGCCTGGCCCGAAGGCAGCGGCGCGCACGCCTGCGGCAGCCGAGGACACTGCCGCCAGCAAGCCCGCGCAGAAGAAGGCGCCTGCTCGCAAGACGGCCGCGAAGCGGGCGGCCCCCGCGGCCGCACCGTCGGCCACCGAGGAGGCCGCAGCGGCTGGCGCGCCACCGGAGCCCTTCCGGGACGGCCCGGTACCAGCCCCGGCCACCACGGCGCGCGCCGAGGTCGTGAGCTTCCCGGCGCGCCCCCGTTCGCGACCTGAACCTGCGGCGCAGCAAGCGTCATCGGTTGGACCTCCGGCAGCCGAGGGGCCTGTCGCCACGAGCATTCCGGAGGAGGCGACCCCACCATCGGCCGAGTCCGCCGCGCCCGCATCGCCGGCGCCCATCCGCCCACCCTCTGCCCACGAGCCCGCCCTGCACGGCGAAACCGAGGAACTGTCTGCAATGGAGCAGCACGAGGCCGAACCCCTCGTCGAGGGCTTCTTCGTCGCGCGCGTCGCCGGGGAAGAGGAGGCGCGCCGCCACCACCTCACCCACCCGCCTGCTCACGAGGTGTCCGCGCCGCACCCCTCCAGCCAGGGCATGGGCGAGCTGCCCTCCGAGTATGCGGACGACGCCGCCATCGCCCTCCCGCGTGATCCGCGTACCCTCTTCGTCTTCTGGGACATCTCCCAGGCCGCCCGGGAGCGCGCCCTGAACGGGGTGAGCGAGCCGCGCGCCGTGCTGCGCGTCTTCGAGGGCGAGCGCATGGTGCGCGAGCAGGACTTCGCGCTCGAGTCGCGCAGCTTCTACCTGCACGGCCTCACGCCCGGCCGCGCCTACCGGGTGGAGCTGCACTTCGTCGGGCGCGACGGGCGCTCGCGGCGCATCGGCCACTCCACCAACCGCGTGCAGCTGCCGCCCGAGGGCCCCTCCGCGGATCACTCCGTGCGCTTCATGCGCGTGCCCGCGGCGGGCGTGCCGCGGCTCGGCGCGCTCGAGCCGCAGCCGGCCGCGCTCCCGCCGGCCGCCACCGTGCGCGAGTACATCACCTGGCGCCGCGTGCCCCTGCCGGGCAGCGGCGGCTTCGAGGACCTGGTCGAGGTGCGCCGCGAGAGCGAGCTGCCTCCTCCGGGGCCCGCCGCCGAGCAGCCTTCCTCCCCCACGTATCTGGAGGCCCCGCCGCGCAGCGAGGGCAGCTCCGATCAGACGTCCTGGTCTCCCTCGCCCTCCGGGCGGGGACGCTAG
- a CDS encoding Do family serine endopeptidase, whose amino-acid sequence MTRPSRPVRRLLTAALLLAVPTALAQPPAAASNRPAAPPPVSNPAQALPSLAPLVDSVKAAVVNVDVQAKVGRRGMRGGAPGEGGDDFMERFFGEQGRGGREPVRQGAGSGFIIDPSGLVVTNNHVVENAVSIRVRLDDGRSFDADVVGRDQPTDVAVIRLKGKPGGLPSVRLGNSDAMKVGDWAVAIGNPFGLASSVSLGIISARARSIGASNYDDFLQTDAAINPGNSGGPLFNMRGEVIGMNTAIVGGGSGIGFAVPSNLIQALLPQLEKSGSVTRGFLGVGVQDLTAELGKALGVPASEGAVVTQVTPNSPGQRAGLKADDVIVAVDGQKVESASALIRNVALKQPNTQVTLSTLRGGSRQDVKVTLAKRPPEEGQEEEGGPDEPSSDESSKQRVGLSVRDLDARTAQSAGFANPQAGGALITDVVPTSPAERAELVPGMVVVEANRKPVKSAQDLLKVIRAAPKGSTLLLRIEGPRNTRQLRALQVP is encoded by the coding sequence ATGACCCGTCCCAGCCGCCCCGTCCGCCGCCTCCTCACTGCCGCGCTGCTCCTGGCGGTGCCCACCGCGCTGGCGCAGCCTCCTGCCGCCGCGTCCAACCGTCCGGCTGCTCCGCCGCCCGTGTCCAACCCCGCGCAGGCGCTGCCCTCGCTCGCGCCGCTCGTGGACTCGGTGAAGGCCGCGGTGGTGAACGTGGACGTGCAGGCGAAGGTGGGCCGGCGCGGCATGCGCGGCGGCGCTCCGGGCGAGGGCGGCGACGACTTCATGGAGCGCTTCTTCGGCGAGCAGGGCCGCGGCGGGCGCGAGCCGGTGCGCCAGGGGGCGGGCTCCGGCTTCATCATCGACCCGAGCGGCCTGGTGGTGACGAACAACCACGTGGTGGAGAACGCCGTCTCCATCCGGGTGCGCCTCGATGACGGGCGCAGCTTCGACGCGGACGTGGTGGGGCGCGATCAGCCCACGGACGTGGCGGTCATCCGGCTCAAGGGCAAGCCGGGCGGGCTGCCCTCGGTGCGGCTGGGCAACTCGGACGCGATGAAGGTGGGCGACTGGGCGGTGGCCATCGGCAATCCCTTCGGCCTCGCCTCCAGCGTCAGCCTCGGCATCATCTCGGCGCGCGCGCGCAGCATCGGGGCGAGCAACTACGACGACTTCCTGCAGACGGACGCCGCCATCAACCCGGGCAACTCGGGCGGACCGCTCTTCAACATGCGCGGCGAGGTCATCGGGATGAACACCGCCATCGTGGGCGGCGGCAGCGGCATCGGCTTCGCCGTGCCCAGCAACCTCATCCAGGCGCTGCTGCCGCAGCTGGAGAAGAGCGGCTCGGTGACCCGCGGCTTCCTCGGCGTGGGCGTGCAGGACCTCACGGCGGAGCTGGGCAAGGCGCTCGGCGTGCCGGCCTCGGAGGGCGCGGTGGTGACCCAGGTGACTCCGAACAGCCCGGGCCAGCGCGCGGGCCTCAAGGCGGACGACGTCATCGTCGCGGTGGACGGCCAGAAGGTGGAGTCCGCCTCGGCGCTGATCCGCAACGTGGCCCTCAAGCAGCCCAACACTCAGGTCACGCTCAGCACGCTGCGCGGCGGGAGCCGGCAGGACGTGAAGGTGACGCTCGCCAAGCGTCCGCCCGAGGAGGGGCAGGAGGAAGAGGGCGGGCCGGACGAGCCCAGCTCGGACGAGAGCTCCAAGCAGCGCGTGGGCCTGAGCGTGCGCGACCTGGATGCGCGCACCGCGCAGAGCGCCGGCTTCGCGAACCCGCAGGCGGGCGGTGCGCTCATCACGGACGTGGTGCCCACCTCTCCGGCCGAGCGCGCCGAGCTGGTGCCGGGCATGGTGGTGGTGGAGGCGAACCGCAAGCCGGTGAAGAGCGCACAGGACCTGCTCAAGGTGATCCGCGCGGCCCCCAAGGGCTCCACGCTGCTGCTGCGCATCGAGGGGCCTCGCAACACGCGCCAGCTGCGCGCCCTGCAGGTCCCCTGA
- a CDS encoding SGNH/GDSL hydrolase family protein: MSVHLVALGDSTAVGVGAARGGGYPEHLASRLRREGLSVGLTNLGVSGARTADVVQGQLKRAVAAQPTLVTLGIGVNDLWRGTSVEAFAEDLERIARRMKQTGAPVVVSNLPDLALAPVAQLVPSSLYEGRIEPFNAAIASVTRGHGLHLVDLYGASRAYIPRHPEFFSGDGFHPSEAGYAQWAEFLYPTVRGLIR, encoded by the coding sequence ATGAGCGTGCACCTCGTCGCCCTGGGCGACAGCACGGCCGTGGGGGTGGGCGCCGCGCGCGGCGGCGGCTACCCGGAGCACCTCGCGTCGCGGCTGCGGCGCGAGGGGCTCAGCGTAGGCCTCACGAACCTCGGCGTGAGCGGCGCGCGCACCGCGGACGTGGTGCAGGGGCAGCTCAAGCGCGCCGTCGCCGCGCAGCCCACGCTCGTCACCCTGGGCATCGGGGTGAACGACCTGTGGCGGGGCACCAGCGTAGAGGCCTTCGCCGAGGACCTCGAGCGCATCGCGCGGCGGATGAAGCAGACGGGCGCGCCCGTGGTGGTGAGCAACCTGCCGGACCTCGCGCTCGCGCCCGTGGCGCAGCTGGTGCCCAGCAGCCTCTACGAGGGGCGCATCGAGCCCTTCAACGCGGCGATCGCCTCCGTGACGCGCGGCCACGGCCTGCACCTGGTGGACCTGTACGGGGCGAGCCGCGCGTACATCCCGCGCCACCCCGAGTTCTTCTCCGGGGACGGCTTCCACCCCTCCGAGGCGGGGTACGCGCAGTGGGCGGAGTTCCTCTACCCCACGGTGCGCGGCCTCATCCGCTAG
- a CDS encoding glycoside hydrolase family 57 protein gives MSQGSLAIVLHAHLPFVRHPEHEDFLEEDWLFEAISETYLPLLRVFDQLVEDRVPFRLTLTLTPTLVTMLRDELLVARYARRLDQLCELGAREVHRTRDDATFGPVARFYRDHFEALRQAFNGRYGRDLVGAFRRLQDAGFLEIITCCATHGFLPLMQPVPEAVRAQITVAANHYRQNFGRDPRGIWLAECGYYPGVERFLAAERIRFFFTDTHGVTDATPRPLFGPYAPIYTEAGVAAYARDPESSQQVWSSETGYPGDPVYREFYRDIGWDLDLDYVRPFIQPTGDRKNTGFKYFRITGKTAEKAPYDPEAARERARVHAGNFLFNRQKQVEHLASRMGARRPVVVAPYDAELYGHWWFEGPHFIDALIRQAAQLKDSLQLVTPTDDLEQFPENQVATPPMSSWGERGYANMWLDPANDWLYRHLLQCAKRMVELARDFPEANTLQRRALNQAARELLLAQASDWAFILKTGTMVDYALRRTKEHVLRFQKLHEQLRAGPGGIDEGSLAQLESRDNVFPEIDYRVYRPG, from the coding sequence ATGAGCCAGGGATCGCTCGCGATCGTTCTGCACGCCCACCTGCCCTTCGTCCGCCATCCGGAGCACGAGGACTTCCTCGAGGAGGACTGGCTCTTCGAGGCCATCTCGGAGACCTACCTGCCGCTGCTGCGCGTCTTCGACCAGCTCGTCGAGGACCGGGTGCCGTTCCGCCTCACGCTGACGCTCACCCCCACGCTCGTCACCATGTTGCGCGACGAGCTGCTCGTGGCGCGCTACGCGCGGCGGCTCGATCAGCTGTGCGAGCTGGGCGCGCGCGAGGTGCACCGCACCCGCGACGACGCCACCTTCGGGCCGGTGGCGCGCTTCTACCGAGACCACTTCGAGGCGCTGCGCCAGGCCTTCAACGGGCGCTACGGGCGCGACCTGGTGGGGGCCTTCCGCCGGCTGCAGGATGCAGGGTTCCTCGAGATCATCACCTGCTGCGCCACCCACGGCTTCCTGCCGCTGATGCAGCCGGTGCCCGAGGCGGTGCGCGCGCAGATCACCGTCGCCGCGAACCACTACCGCCAGAACTTCGGGCGCGACCCGCGCGGCATCTGGCTCGCCGAGTGCGGCTACTACCCGGGCGTGGAGCGCTTCCTCGCCGCCGAGCGCATCCGCTTCTTCTTCACGGACACCCACGGGGTCACGGACGCGACCCCGCGCCCGCTCTTCGGCCCCTACGCCCCCATCTACACCGAGGCCGGCGTGGCCGCGTACGCGCGCGACCCGGAGAGCAGCCAGCAGGTGTGGAGCTCGGAGACGGGCTACCCGGGCGACCCCGTGTACCGCGAGTTCTACCGGGACATCGGCTGGGACCTCGACCTGGACTACGTGCGCCCCTTCATCCAGCCCACCGGGGACCGCAAGAACACCGGCTTCAAGTACTTCCGCATCACCGGCAAGACGGCGGAGAAGGCCCCCTACGATCCCGAGGCCGCGCGCGAGCGGGCCCGGGTGCACGCGGGCAACTTCCTCTTCAACCGCCAGAAGCAGGTGGAGCACCTCGCCTCGCGCATGGGCGCGCGCCGCCCCGTGGTGGTGGCCCCCTACGACGCCGAGCTCTACGGGCACTGGTGGTTCGAGGGGCCGCACTTCATCGACGCCCTCATCCGCCAGGCGGCCCAGCTGAAGGACTCGCTGCAGCTGGTCACCCCGACGGACGACCTCGAGCAGTTCCCGGAGAACCAGGTGGCCACGCCACCCATGTCCTCCTGGGGCGAGCGCGGGTACGCGAACATGTGGCTGGACCCGGCGAACGACTGGCTCTACCGCCACCTGCTGCAGTGCGCGAAGCGCATGGTGGAGCTCGCCCGCGACTTCCCCGAGGCCAACACCCTGCAGCGGCGCGCGCTGAACCAGGCCGCGCGCGAGCTGCTGCTCGCGCAGGCGAGCGACTGGGCCTTCATCCTCAAGACCGGCACCATGGTGGACTACGCGCTGCGCCGCACGAAGGAGCACGTGCTGCGCTTCCAGAAACTGCACGAGCAGCTGCGCGCGGGGCCGGGCGGCATCGACGAGGGCTCGCTCGCGCAGCTGGAGAGCCGCGACAACGTGTTCCCGGAGATCGACTACCGGGTGTACCGCCCGGGCTAG
- a CDS encoding diguanylate cyclase, translating to MTLLRLDTVGKKLLWGTAVPGTVLALASAGWLWGETLVPVRDVLRVALVFSCGLLAATTVSLHLFLRRPLRRLNAAMLRAEEGDLLVRAHVSGVDELAQLGASFNRMLARLTAMKAEEIDTRRDLAAARGMLAFKDELQDRLVELALLFDVARSLNATLELPELLSRITGLVSERLRISTFSIMLTGGAGELEVKDAYPSKAEVEGVCFSVGQGACGRAAQAHRALYLPDLREEDSGFARAGLIAEEGGALLCVPLVHASELLGVLNFHRRDPGTFSSSEIDLLTAVADQAAMAVKNARLHEETVALTITDPLTGVPNRRHLFARLEMELARASRFGTQVSILMIDIDHFKLLNDAAGHRAGDDTLRRVCSLLRGAVRQVDTLARYGGEEFMLLLPQVTKAEAREVGEKLRRAVETHVFPNGASQPSGKVTVSIGVANWPVDATEQDRLVDCADAALYASKREGRNLVTAYATGMELHPGRARGPRTTSRSELPAALPSPRAVSRPELPAAVASSGGAGRPPQGSSGSTT from the coding sequence GTGACGCTGCTGCGCCTGGACACCGTCGGCAAGAAGCTCCTCTGGGGCACGGCCGTGCCCGGCACGGTCCTGGCGCTGGCGTCCGCGGGCTGGCTGTGGGGCGAGACCCTGGTGCCGGTGCGAGACGTGCTCCGGGTGGCGCTGGTCTTCAGCTGCGGGCTGCTCGCGGCCACCACCGTGTCCCTGCACCTCTTCCTGCGCCGGCCGCTGCGCCGGCTCAACGCCGCCATGCTGCGCGCCGAGGAGGGCGACCTCCTGGTGCGCGCGCACGTCTCCGGCGTGGACGAGCTCGCGCAGCTGGGCGCCTCCTTCAACCGCATGCTCGCGCGCCTCACGGCGATGAAGGCGGAGGAGATCGACACGCGGCGGGACCTCGCCGCGGCGCGCGGCATGCTCGCCTTCAAGGACGAATTGCAGGACCGCCTCGTCGAGCTCGCCCTGCTCTTCGACGTGGCGCGCTCGCTCAACGCGACCCTGGAGCTGCCCGAGCTGCTCAGCCGCATCACCGGGCTGGTCTCCGAGCGCCTGCGCATCTCCACCTTCTCCATCATGCTCACCGGCGGCGCCGGCGAGCTCGAGGTGAAGGACGCCTACCCCTCGAAGGCCGAGGTCGAGGGCGTGTGCTTCTCGGTGGGCCAGGGCGCCTGCGGCCGCGCGGCCCAGGCGCACCGGGCGCTGTACCTGCCGGACCTGCGCGAGGAGGACAGTGGCTTCGCGCGCGCGGGGCTCATCGCCGAGGAGGGGGGCGCCCTGCTCTGCGTGCCCCTGGTGCACGCGAGCGAGCTGCTGGGCGTGCTCAACTTCCACCGCCGCGACCCGGGAACCTTCTCCAGCTCGGAGATCGATCTGCTCACGGCGGTGGCGGACCAGGCCGCCATGGCGGTGAAGAACGCGCGCCTGCACGAGGAGACGGTCGCCCTCACCATCACCGACCCGCTCACCGGCGTGCCCAACCGCCGCCACCTCTTCGCGCGCCTGGAGATGGAGCTGGCGCGCGCGAGCCGCTTCGGGACGCAGGTGTCCATCTTGATGATCGACATCGATCACTTCAAGCTGCTCAACGACGCGGCGGGCCACCGCGCCGGCGACGACACGCTGCGCCGGGTGTGTAGCCTCCTGCGCGGCGCGGTGCGCCAGGTGGACACGCTCGCGCGCTACGGCGGCGAGGAGTTCATGCTGCTGCTGCCCCAGGTGACGAAGGCCGAGGCGCGCGAGGTGGGCGAGAAGCTGCGCCGGGCCGTGGAGACCCACGTCTTCCCGAACGGCGCGAGCCAGCCCTCCGGCAAGGTCACGGTGTCCATCGGCGTGGCGAACTGGCCCGTGGACGCGACCGAGCAGGACCGCCTGGTGGACTGCGCGGACGCGGCGCTGTACGCGAGCAAGCGCGAGGGGCGCAACCTGGTGACCGCGTACGCGACGGGCATGGAGCTGCACCCGGGGCGCGCGCGCGGCCCGCGCACCACCAGCCGCTCGGAGCTGCCGGCCGCCCTGCCCTCCCCGCGGGCCGTGAGCCGCCCGGAGCTGCCCGCCGCGGTCGCCTCGAGCGGGGGCGCAGGCCGCCCGCCGCAGGGCAGCTCCGGCTCGACGACCTGA